ACATGCTCGAATGGATGCGGGCGCGCGGGGCGGTCTCGCGCCTGATCGAATTCCGCACCATGCTGATCACCGGGAGTGGCGACGCCCAACTCGTCGAACTGCAGAGCGTCGATGATGCCTACCCCTTGTACGGCACGCTGCGCTTCGCCCCCGAGCGTTCGCTGGAGGAGGCGACCGCTGAGCGCGACGGGCACCACGGCGTGGTGCTCGACCGTGTGCTGGCGGACCGGCTTGGCCTGGCGCCGGGAGACCGGATCGAGCTCGGCAATGCGAGCCTGGACGTGCGTGCCCTGATCGTGCGTCAGCCCGACCGCAGCCTGCGAGCGGACTGGAGCGGGCCGCCGGTGCTGATCTCGGCCGCAGCCCTCGACGCCACCGGCCTGCTGCAGCCTGGAAGCAGGCCCGCCTATCGCTACCGTGTGCGCACGGACGAGGAGCCGGACGCGTGGCGGATCGCCTTTCTCGACGCATTCCCGGACAGTGAGGCCGAAGTGCGCACCTTCATCGAGCGCAATGCGCGCCTGGGCGAAGTTCTCGGTCAGATTGGTTCGGGCGTGCTGCTGATCGGCTTCAGCGCGCTGTTCATTGGTGGGCTGGGCGTGTTCAACAGCGTGCAGGCCTACCTGCAGGGCAAGCTCGGCACCCTGGCCACGCTGCGTGCGCTCGGCCTGCGCGATGGCCGGCTCGCGGCGGTCTATCTGCTGCAGGTCCTGATTCTGGGTGGCGCTTCTGCCGTGGTCGGGGCTCTGCTTGGCGGTGTCCTGGCGCTTGTCGGCACCGGCGTGGTGGCCGAGCGCCTGCCGCTGGCCGATGACTGGACCATGCTCATCGGTCCGTCGCTGATGGCCGTGCTGTTCGGTGTGGTCATCGCGCTGTTGTTCGCCTTGCCCGCGCTTGGGCGCGCGCTCACGGTGAATCCGGCTGCGCTCTTTCGCGGCGTGCTCGGCGTGGTCACCCACACGCCTGCGCGCGCATGGTGGCTGACGGCGGGCTGTGCGATGGTCGCCGCCGCGCTGCTGCTGGTGGCGATGCCCGACCCCTTGCTCGGCGTCGCCTTCATCGCTGCGCTCTTGCTGGTCCTGGCGCTGCTCGAGGGCGGGGTGCGTCTGCTGCGCACGCTCGCACGGCGCCTGGCCGGGCATCCGGCGCTGGCTGGCCGCTTTACGTTGCGCATCGCGCTGTCCGGCCTGTACCGGCCGGACTCTCCGCTCCGCCCCACGCTGCTGTCGCTGGGCTCGGCGCTGACCTTGCTCGTGGCCTCCACGCTGGTCGTCCATGCCTTGCTCCTGACCATCGAGGAGACCGTGCCCGAGCGGGCCCCGGCGCTGGTGTTCTACGACATCGGCGCGGCACAGAAGGACGAGTTCCGCGCGCTCGTCGAAGCCTCGCCCAGTCTGAGTCAGCTCGATCTCGCGCCGCTGGTGCTGGGTCGCCTGGCCGGCGTCGGCGACGAGGCGCTGCGCGACAGCACGGACGCCCGGCGCCGCCTCGAAGCCAGCGACGAGCAGAAGATGAGTACGCTGCAGAACAACTTCGACCAGGTCGTCGTCACGCGCGGCAACTGGTGGCCGGACGACTATCGCGGACCCGCCCTGGTCGCCATGGAGGACCGCGAGGCCGACCAGCTCGGGCTGAAGGTCGGCGACACGCTGCAATTCGACATCATGGGCGAGCGCGTGAGCGCGAAGCTGGCCGCGATCTATGCGCAGAAGCGCTTCCAGTCGCGCCTGTGGCTGGAGGCGATCTTCTCCGACGGTGTGCTGGACCCCTTCATCACGCGTTACGTGGGCATGGCCTACATGGACGCGGGCGAGGCGGTCGCCGCCCAGAACCGGATTGCCGCAGCGCAGCCGAGCGTCGTCACGGTGCGCACCGCGATGCTGCTCGATGAGGCGCGCGCCATCCTCACCCGGGCTGCCGCGGCCCTGAGCGCGGTCGGCGGCGTCACCTTGCTGGCAAGCCTGCTGGTGCTGGTCAGTGTGGTTGCGGCGAGCCGGGTACGGCAGATCTACCTGGCGACCCTGCTGCACACCTTGGGCGCGCGCGTCGGCGCGATCCGTGCTGCGCTGCATCTGGAGTACCTGCTGCTTGCGCTTGTGACCACGGTGTTTGCGACCGCCGTCGGCAGTGCGTTGGCAGGGCTGCTGCTGCACTACCGACTGCAACTCGACACCGCGCTCGGCTGGTGGATCGGGGGGCTGGTGGCCGCTGTGGTCAGCACCGTCGCCCTGAGCCTGGGGGCGCATCACCTCATGCGGCAACTTCGCCTGTCGCCGGCGGTGCTTTTGCGCGGCTTCGGCGCGTAGGGGGAGGGGCGCTGGCGCGAACAAGGGGGCTGCACGAAGCCGACCCTGAAGGGTTATGCTTTATGCAACGCGCGCAATCTCAAGGTCCGGTTGTTCAGTGCTGCCTGCAAGATCGAACGTGACGCCAGCATGATGAGGATCCTCCCGTCGTGCACCTGGATAAGTGACTGAGGATGATCGGGCAGTGCGGTCTGGCAGCCCGACCCGAAAATTTTCTGCATCCTTTTGCGACTGTGTTCGTCTCCATCAGTGAGACGCTTCAACTGATGGTCCAGTCAAGGAGTTCTGAGATGACCACGCGATTGCGAGAGCTGTACGCCAGCAATACTCGTGAAGGCAACCTGCTTTTCTTCATGCTGGCGGCTTTTCTGCTGATCTACTTTGTTCCCGCCGGAACGACCCGCTTCGACAATGCCGTCCTTGAGGCGGTTCGACTGACCAACTGGTACGCCAGAGAGCACGTCATTCTGTGCTTGCTGCCTGCCTTCCTGATTGCCGGTGCAATGTCGGCATATATCAGTCAGGGGGCGGTCATGCGTTACCTGGGGCCCGAGGCCTCGAAGCCGGTGGCGTTTGGGGTGGCATCGGTTTCGGGCACGCTGCTTGCGGTCTGTTCGTGCACGGTCCTGCCCCTGTTCGGTGGCATCTACAAGCGTGGCGCGGGGCTGGGTGCGGCGATCGCGTTTCTTTATTCAGGACCCGCCATCAATATCATGGCTGTCGTCGTCACCGCCAAGGTGCTGGGAGCAGAGATGGGGATTGCCCGTGCGGTCGGGGCCATTCTGTTTGCACTGGTGATTGGCACGATCATGCACCTGATCTATCGCAAGGAAGAGGCGCAGCGAACGGTCAAGAACAGTCGCGGATTTGGTGGCGATGAAGCAGACAAGCCCATGAGTGTGATTGCGGTCTTTTTCGCACTGATGGTCGGCGTGCTGGTCTTTGCCAACTGGGCCGCAGCCGACAGCGAAACCTGGATGCAGATTTACGCATGGAAGTGGCAGATTACGGCACTGCTCTCCGCGGCCCTGGCCGGCCTGCTGATCTGGCGCTGGCACTGGCCTGTCAATCAGTTGCTGATGCTCACTGCCGCAGTGGTGATTGCGGCTGTGATCGTGCCGAGTGCTCCAGAGCTGCCCTTTGCCATCGGTATTGCGGGTCTGATGATCATTTCGGCACTGCGCGAGCAGGATCGCGAGTGGTCGGTGCAGAGCTGGGACTTTGCCAAGCAGATTCTGCCGCTGCTGCTGGGCGGGGTATTCGTTGCCGGTTTCGCGCTCGGCCGCCCCGGTCACGAGGGCATCATCCCTTCGGAATGGGTCGCGGCGGCCGTGGGTGACAACACACTGAGCTCCACGGTCATTGCCTCGGTCCTGGGCGCGCTGATGTACTTCTCGACCCTGACCGAAGTCCCTATCGTTGACGCACTGATGGGGGCTGGCATGGGCAAGGGGCCGGCGCTGGCGCTCCTGCTGGCAGGGCCCGCGCTGTCCTTGCCGAACATGCTGGTGATCCGCACCATCCTTGGTACGGAGAAAACAGCGGTCTATTGTGCGTTGGTCGTGGTGATGGCCACCATCACCGGCTTCGTTTATGGCAACTGGTCCTGATTCCTTCAACCAGATGTATGGCAACAGTGAGGAAAGAAAATGAAATTCACGATCTACGGCAGCGGCTGTGCCAAATGCAAACAGCTGGCGGCAAATGCAGAAGAAGCAGCAAATGCGAAAGGGCTTGAATACGAGGTCGAGAAAGTGACCGATACCAATGCCATCATCGATGCGGGCATCATGCGCACCCCGGCACTGGCGATCGATGGAGAGATCGTAATTGAGGGCAAGGTCGCCACTGCAGCCGAGGTCCAGCAACTGCTGGCTTGAGCTTCAAGGGGCGGGCACAAGTCTGACTTGAGTCTGCCCCTGTCGTTGCGCGCTGCCTGGTGCAACGATGGGGGTACGCCGCTTCTTCGCCATTGCACCCGGATGGAGTGGCGGAACAGGGGAGAACCGGCCGCACCAAAGCGGCCGGAATCAATCAGCTGTACCGTTTGTCGAGGGCATCCCATTCGGGTTTTCCGACCAGGCGCTGACGTTCGGAAAATGGCGTGACAAGGCCGCTGGATTCGAGGAGCTGTTTCTCGTCGCGCAGCACGGTCAGTGCCTTCTGCATGCCGATCACGGCACCCTGAAGCGCGGCATTGGCATAGAGCACAATGCCGAAACCCAGTTCGCCGAGTTCGGTTGCGCTGAAGATCGGCGTCTTGCCGCCGATCACCATGTTCATCAGCTGCGGTGTGGCCAAGCGTTGCGGCAAGGCGCGAATCTCCTCGGCTGTCGTCACGGCTTCGACGAAGAGGATGTCGGCACCGGCATCGGCGAATTTCTGCGCGCGCTCGACGGCGGCCTCGAAACCATGCACAGCGGCGGCGTCGGTGCGCGCCATGATCAGCAGATTCTCGTCGCGGCGGGCGTCGACCGCAGCCTTGATCTTGCTCACCGCTTCCTCGGTCGAGATCACGTCCTTGCCGTTGAAGTGACCGCAGCGCTTGGGCGCCACCTGGTCTTCGAGCTGAATGCAGTCGGCCCCGGCACGCTCCAGCGTGCGCACCGTGTGGTAGACGTTGAGTGCATTGCCGAAGCCGGTGTCGGCATCGACGATGAGCGGCACGTCGACGGCATCACGGATGCGCGCCGTGTGGTCGGCGATCTCGGCGAGGCCCATGAAACCCTGATCGGGCATGCCGTACCACATGTTGGTGACGCCAGCGCCGGTGATGTAGATGGCCTCGTAGCCGAGATCAGCGATGACGCGGGCCGACAGCGCATTGAACGCGCCCGGCACGATGACGCCGCGCTTGGCGGCAACCAGTTCCTTGAGTTTCTTGCGGGTCGACACGGTGAATTCCTTGGTCTGAACAAACGGCTGGGGGCGCTCACCCCGTATTCCATCAGGAAGCGGGCTGGTTCGCACCGGCTTTCAAATGAACCACGGAGCTTAGACGAACTTCGTGGAGTCCGGCCAAACCGGCGGTAATCAAACTGAGAGAGCGGCCTCAGCGCTTGAGGCGTCCCCTTGGATGCCCATCCAATACTTTGGCCGACGGGGCAGGGGGATCACGGGGGAAGCCCCGTGGTGACATACGTCAGACATTCTCATGTTGAGCACTTGGGGCAGTAGCGTCCGCTTCCTGCCCCTTTTGATGACTAAAGATGTCGCAGCTGCCGATTGTCCAAGCCCAGAAACGCGAACCCCCACTCAATCTGGAACAGCCGGGGCGACGGGAATGGCGGGAGCTGACGGCGAACTCACAAGCCCGGGGGGTATGACGGCAGCGTCTGACGCAGCAGAAGCGAAATCCGATCAGGTAGTGACGACCGCTAGAACCATTTCAGGCGGCGCATCACCAGGATCTGCAGGAACACCAGCACCAGCAGGAAGGCGCTGAGCGCGGCAAACGCCCAAGGCGTGTCCTGAGCGCCAGGCAGGCCATCCACGTTGACGCCGAGCAGGCCGGTGATGAAACCCAGCGGCAGCATGATGGTGGCGACGATGGCGAGCATGTACATGTTCCTGTTCATCGACTCGGCCACGCGGTTGGCCACCTCGTCCTGGATCACGGCGGCGCGTTCGCGAATGACGTCGAGGTCTTCGACGTAGCGCATGGTGCGGTCCGAGATTTCGCGCAGCTGAGCCTTGTGCCGCTCGTGCAGCCATTCAACAGGTTCCCCCAGGATGCGCGACAGGGCCTCGCGCTGTGGCGCCAGGTAGCGCCGCAGGCTGATGGCCTGGCGCCGCAGCGAAGCCAGCCGGGTCCGCACTTCCTCGCGCTCTCCGGTGACCACCTGTTCCTCCAGGTCGTCCGCTGCCTCATCGAGTTGCTCGATCACGGGCGACAAGCGGTTGACCAGCAGTCCCGCAACCTCCACCAGAAAATCCCCCGTGTCGCGTGGCCCTTTGCCCCGGGCGATCTGTTCGCGGATGTCGTCGATGGCCATCAGCCGGCGTCGGCGGGAAGTCACGATGCGCCCGGGTTCGAGCCAGATGCGCAGCGACACCATGTCGTCGGGATCGGCGCCGGGGTTGAGGTTGACGCCCCGCAGGTTCACCAGCAGGTTGCCGTCCATGGTCAGCGCGCGCGGCCGCGTCTCCTCGGCCAGCAGGTTGTCGGCCACCAGCGCATCCAGCCCGCTGCCCCCCTGCAGCCACGACCGGGTCGCCTCGGCCTTCCGGTTGAAGTGCATCCACAGCAGACCGTCACCAGGTCGCCAGGCACGCACGCCGTCCCAGCCGGTAGCCTGCCAGCGGCCGTCTGGCTGCTGCAGGTAGGCGCACACCAGACCGTCTTCGTCGTTGCTTTCGTTGCTTCCCACGGCATTCTCCAGATCACTGGATTCAAAGTTCAAAGGGGTCAAGTTCAAAGGGGTCAGAGTCGTTTGATCGACAGCTTCCGCAAAGGGCTGGCCATAATGCACAGGCACATGTGCAGCCGCAACCAACAAAGACCTGACCGTGGGGCGCCTGTGCTCACCTCACTGGCGCTGTGATACCAGTCCTTCATCGAAGAATCAGCCCGTAACGCCCCAAAAAACGTGTCCGTCGCGGGGTGCAAAAAGGAATCTCGATCCTGTGGAACTGAGCGTGCGTGGTATCAAGCTAGAAACCCACCCCGTGCCTATCTCCCGCTCTGCCTTCATCCTCGCCGTCACGGTCGTCAGCGTGGCCGGTGAGTGCGTGATGGAAGTCCCGCGCGATCAGGGAGTTTCGGCACACTGCTCGAAGTGAATCGGAGAGGTTCTTACGTGCGGCCACAGCGCTTGGTGGCGGGCCTCGCGGACGGCTGGGCGTCAAGCGTCAGTTGCCGCTCGTCCCTAAGTATCTTGATATGCCCGGTGGGAGATCGGGGCACAAATGAAAAACGCCCTGAAGTGGGCGTGTTTACTGGCGTTCTGGCGGAGAGGGCGGGATTCGAACCCGCGTTGGGATATTATCCCAAACACGCTTTCCAGGCGTGCGACTTAAACCACTCATCCACCTCTCCGTGGAAGCCGCGCATTCTAGCGGGTTCGGTTGCCCAGGGGAAGGGTTCCCGGGATCTTTTTCTGTAGTGGGCATTCGGGGCGCCGCGCGCCCGTTCATCCTCTTTGTTGAGAATGAGAACTGCACTCAGTGAAATGGCGGCTAGAATGCAGGGTAACTCAATCCCCATTTCTCGGTATTTTGCTCTGCTTTGCCCGGGCATGCCTGTAAAACAAGGTCTTCGTGATGATTAAGCTGAATCTCCACGATGCGATTCTGGCCCTGACAAACTCACTCGATTACGTGGGTGTAGACGCGATGCAGCACGGCAAGCGTGTTGGTCATATGGCTTCTCTCGTCGCGCACACGCTGGGATGGTCGGAGGCGCGCGGCAGGCACATGTTGCATGCCGGCATGCTTCACGACTACGGCGTGTCCCATGTCAGGGAAGATCGCCATCTCAATGATTCGCTGGAGTGGGACGGTGCCGAGGCGCATTGCGTGCGGGGAGCGGCTTACCTTGAGGCATGTCCGGCGCTGTCCGGATTTCGCGACATCGTTCGGTACCACCACCGCAACTGGAGCGAGTTGGCGGAGGTGTCGGGGCTTGCGCCCGACACGGCGCTTGAGGCCAACCTGATCTGTCTGGTTGATCGCGCCGATGTGCTGCTTACGCCTTATCTGAGTGGCGGCCACCTGCACAACAATATCGTCTGGGAAAGTCACCAGATCGTGGAGCGTCTCAGACCGCTGTCGGGGCATCAGTTTGCGCCTGTGCTGGTGGAGGCGTTTGCACGAACGGCGGCGTCCGAGGCGTTCTGGTTGTCGATGGAGCCCGGTTATCTGGACGAAGAACTGTCGTCACGATGCAAACAGGCGCCGCCGGCACTGGTTGCAGTGCAGGATCTGCGTGAGCTGGCGGGGCTGATGGCGCGGGTGATTGATGCCAAGAGCCATTACACCGACGACCATTCGCGGCGGGTTGCTGCGATCAGCCGCCACCTCGCAGCAGTGATGGGGCGTGGCGGTGACGATCTCGTGATGATCGAGATTGCCGGACTGCTGCACGATGTCGGAAAACTCCGCGTGCCAGAGGACATCATCGCGAAGCCCGGTGCGCTGACCCGTGAGGAGCATGCGTACATCACCCGCCACAGCTACGATACCTACCGCATCCTGATGCAGCTCTTTCCGCAGACGCCTATTCCGCGGTGGGCCGGTGCCCACCACGAAAATCTGCTTGGTGAGGGCTATCCGTTCAGGCGCGATGCGAGCCAGATTGAACTCGAGTCCAGAATTCTGTCGGTCGCCGACATCTTTCAGGCCTTGCTGCAGGATCGGCCGTACCGTCCGCGACTTACGCTGGACGAGGTGATTCTGTGCATGACCTCGATGGTGGTCGAGGGGCGGCTGGACGGCGAGGTACTGTCGGTGCTGATTCGCGAGCGGGAGGCGTGCCTGCGGCTGGCCTCGTCAGAGTTTCCGTTGCCTTCGTTCTGATCCGGGGCTAGTGCTTGCTCGCTTGCAGGTAGAGGTTCGCTTCGTTTGCGACGGCGACGAGTTCGGCGTGCAGGTCGTTGGGCAGGCTGGGGGGCACCGTGGCGGCCTGCTTGCAGGTGAGTTCGAGCGCGCTGGCAAGCTGTGCGCCGGTGTCTGCGTGGAGCTGCGCCAGGGTGCCGCGAAGCGAGTGCGCGATGCGTTGCAGGCGAAGCGTGTCGGCCGGATCTGCCGCCGAGAGCAGCTCCTTGGCAACGTCGTCCTGCCACGAGATGAAGTAGGTCAGGACGTTTTGCACCACTTCCGGGCTGTCCATCAAGTCCTCAAGCATGGCCTTGGGGCTGAAGTGTTTGAACTTGCTGGAACGATGGGGCATGGTGGATTCGCTCGTTCAGGCTCGAAGTGCGCGCGGGGTGTCGGCGCTGCCGACCTCCTGCGCCATCGTGGTGAGGTTGACGGGTTTGATCAGGATGTCATCGAAGCCGGCATTCAGAAAACGGTCGCGTTCGTGCGGCATGGCATGCGCGGTGCAGGCGACGATATGCAGATCCGACCAGTCGGGATTGCCACGGCTGCGTTCGCAGGCGCTGAGGCCGCTGATGCCAGGTATGGAAGTGTCGAGCAGCATGGTGACCCGGCGAACCGTGGTGAGGCGTGCCCGCATCGGCTCGGCGCCGTCGAATTCCTCGGTCGACCACCCAAGGCGCTTGATTAGCGCGCTCGCCAGTTTCCTGTTGATGGAGTTGTCGTCGACGATGAAGGTGAGGGCGCTCATGCTGTTTCCTGGTCAGTGTTCAGGCTTGCGCGCGCTGGAATGGTTATCCGGAAGCACGATCCTACGCCTTCTTCCGAGTTTGCCTCAATATGTCCGCCCATCAGCCTGACCACATTCTTCGCCAGCGACAGCCCCAGGCCGGCTCCGGACTGGGTGCGGGTGAGGAAGTTTTCGGTGCGGTCGAAGGGTTCGAAGATGTGTTCAAGTTCGGCGGGCGCAATGCCGACGCCGCTGTCGCGGATGCTGAGGGTGATCCAGTCCGGCGTGGTTTCGAGGCTGAGCCATACATCACCCGATGGCGCGAACTTGATCGCGTTCGACAGCAGCTTGTTCAGCACCTGGCGCAGCCGCAGCGGGTCGGCCTCGATCGGGCTCTGTGGCGGCAGTTCGGCATGCAGGCTTATCCCTTTGCCCGCTGCACTCATCGCATGCATTGAGATCACGCTGCGCACGAGTTCGCAGAGGCCGATGGGTTCGGGTCGCATCTCAAGGCGCCCGGCCTCGATTGTCGCCAGATCGAGCTCGTCATCAAGGCGGTCGACAGCGACAGACCAGCCGCCGTGCGCTGCAGACTGGACCGGATCTCGCTCACCAGGCTGTCGCGCTGCAGCGCCATGAGCGTGTCGGATTCGGCGGTCATCGCACCGATACGTTCGGCGGATGCGGTGGCGGCGCGGTGGAAGTCCTCGACATTGGCGCCGATGGTGATGAACCCGAAGCCGCGCGGCGAGTTGCCGAAACGCCCCGTGTAATAGGGGATGGCGGCCGCTGTCGTGAGCTCTTGCAAGCCGCTGAGAACGA
This genomic interval from Parazoarcus communis contains the following:
- a CDS encoding ABC transporter permease, yielding MRSLLSLAWRDLRGGGRTLWVFCACLSLGVALIAASGGLYRQVSASLLADTRALFGGDLEVRVRAPLDDDMLEWMRARGAVSRLIEFRTMLITGSGDAQLVELQSVDDAYPLYGTLRFAPERSLEEATAERDGHHGVVLDRVLADRLGLAPGDRIELGNASLDVRALIVRQPDRSLRADWSGPPVLISAAALDATGLLQPGSRPAYRYRVRTDEEPDAWRIAFLDAFPDSEAEVRTFIERNARLGEVLGQIGSGVLLIGFSALFIGGLGVFNSVQAYLQGKLGTLATLRALGLRDGRLAAVYLLQVLILGGASAVVGALLGGVLALVGTGVVAERLPLADDWTMLIGPSLMAVLFGVVIALLFALPALGRALTVNPAALFRGVLGVVTHTPARAWWLTAGCAMVAAALLLVAMPDPLLGVAFIAALLLVLALLEGGVRLLRTLARRLAGHPALAGRFTLRIALSGLYRPDSPLRPTLLSLGSALTLLVASTLVVHALLLTIEETVPERAPALVFYDIGAAQKDEFRALVEASPSLSQLDLAPLVLGRLAGVGDEALRDSTDARRRLEASDEQKMSTLQNNFDQVVVTRGNWWPDDYRGPALVAMEDREADQLGLKVGDTLQFDIMGERVSAKLAAIYAQKRFQSRLWLEAIFSDGVLDPFITRYVGMAYMDAGEAVAAQNRIAAAQPSVVTVRTAMLLDEARAILTRAAAALSAVGGVTLLASLLVLVSVVAASRVRQIYLATLLHTLGARVGAIRAALHLEYLLLALVTTVFATAVGSALAGLLLHYRLQLDTALGWWIGGLVAAVVSTVALSLGAHHLMRQLRLSPAVLLRGFGA
- a CDS encoding permease, with the protein product MTTRLRELYASNTREGNLLFFMLAAFLLIYFVPAGTTRFDNAVLEAVRLTNWYAREHVILCLLPAFLIAGAMSAYISQGAVMRYLGPEASKPVAFGVASVSGTLLAVCSCTVLPLFGGIYKRGAGLGAAIAFLYSGPAINIMAVVVTAKVLGAEMGIARAVGAILFALVIGTIMHLIYRKEEAQRTVKNSRGFGGDEADKPMSVIAVFFALMVGVLVFANWAAADSETWMQIYAWKWQITALLSAALAGLLIWRWHWPVNQLLMLTAAVVIAAVIVPSAPELPFAIGIAGLMIISALREQDREWSVQSWDFAKQILPLLLGGVFVAGFALGRPGHEGIIPSEWVAAAVGDNTLSSTVIASVLGALMYFSTLTEVPIVDALMGAGMGKGPALALLLAGPALSLPNMLVIRTILGTEKTAVYCALVVVMATITGFVYGNWS
- a CDS encoding thioredoxin family protein, which codes for MKFTIYGSGCAKCKQLAANAEEAANAKGLEYEVEKVTDTNAIIDAGIMRTPALAIDGEIVIEGKVATAAEVQQLLA
- a CDS encoding isocitrate lyase/PEP mutase family protein codes for the protein MSTRKKLKELVAAKRGVIVPGAFNALSARVIADLGYEAIYITGAGVTNMWYGMPDQGFMGLAEIADHTARIRDAVDVPLIVDADTGFGNALNVYHTVRTLERAGADCIQLEDQVAPKRCGHFNGKDVISTEEAVSKIKAAVDARRDENLLIMARTDAAAVHGFEAAVERAQKFADAGADILFVEAVTTAEEIRALPQRLATPQLMNMVIGGKTPIFSATELGELGFGIVLYANAALQGAVIGMQKALTVLRDEKQLLESSGLVTPFSERQRLVGKPEWDALDKRYS
- a CDS encoding zinc transporter ZntB, whose product is MGSNESNDEDGLVCAYLQQPDGRWQATGWDGVRAWRPGDGLLWMHFNRKAEATRSWLQGGSGLDALVADNLLAEETRPRALTMDGNLLVNLRGVNLNPGADPDDMVSLRIWLEPGRIVTSRRRRLMAIDDIREQIARGKGPRDTGDFLVEVAGLLVNRLSPVIEQLDEAADDLEEQVVTGEREEVRTRLASLRRQAISLRRYLAPQREALSRILGEPVEWLHERHKAQLREISDRTMRYVEDLDVIRERAAVIQDEVANRVAESMNRNMYMLAIVATIMLPLGFITGLLGVNVDGLPGAQDTPWAFAALSAFLLVLVFLQILVMRRLKWF
- a CDS encoding HD-GYP domain-containing protein; amino-acid sequence: MIKLNLHDAILALTNSLDYVGVDAMQHGKRVGHMASLVAHTLGWSEARGRHMLHAGMLHDYGVSHVREDRHLNDSLEWDGAEAHCVRGAAYLEACPALSGFRDIVRYHHRNWSELAEVSGLAPDTALEANLICLVDRADVLLTPYLSGGHLHNNIVWESHQIVERLRPLSGHQFAPVLVEAFARTAASEAFWLSMEPGYLDEELSSRCKQAPPALVAVQDLRELAGLMARVIDAKSHYTDDHSRRVAAISRHLAAVMGRGGDDLVMIEIAGLLHDVGKLRVPEDIIAKPGALTREEHAYITRHSYDTYRILMQLFPQTPIPRWAGAHHENLLGEGYPFRRDASQIELESRILSVADIFQALLQDRPYRPRLTLDEVILCMTSMVVEGRLDGEVLSVLIREREACLRLASSEFPLPSF
- a CDS encoding Hpt domain-containing protein is translated as MPHRSSKFKHFSPKAMLEDLMDSPEVVQNVLTYFISWQDDVAKELLSAADPADTLRLQRIAHSLRGTLAQLHADTGAQLASALELTCKQAATVPPSLPNDLHAELVAVANEANLYLQASKH
- a CDS encoding response regulator, whose protein sequence is MSALTFIVDDNSINRKLASALIKRLGWSTEEFDGAEPMRARLTTVRRVTMLLDTSIPGISGLSACERSRGNPDWSDLHIVACTAHAMPHERDRFLNAGFDDILIKPVNLTTMAQEVGSADTPRALRA
- a CDS encoding sensor histidine kinase, with the protein product MRPEPIGLCELVRSVISMHAMSAAGKGISLHAELPPQSPIEADPLRLRQVLNKLLSNAIKFAPSGDVWLSLETTPDWITLSIRDSGVGIAPAELEHIFEPFDRTENFLTRTQSGAGLGLSLAKNVVRLMGGHIEANSEEGVGSCFRITIPARASLNTDQETA